The Methanolacinia petrolearia DSM 11571 genome has a segment encoding these proteins:
- a CDS encoding nuclear transport factor 2 family protein, with product MSLTEAQEKEVRAAMEAYATAYKTKDFHAMMNIFSQNICGFGSGPDEEIRDHETFTKQIKRDMSQADVEAVEFTETQIHGEGTVAWVMTRSALTFTVPGSEKQTICGRSTMVLRNNGNRWVIEQIHFSVPYGGQSEGQSFPGA from the coding sequence ATGAGTCTAACGGAGGCACAGGAAAAAGAAGTGCGGGCGGCGATGGAAGCATATGCAACCGCGTACAAGACAAAGGACTTTCATGCAATGATGAATATCTTTTCTCAGAACATCTGCGGGTTCGGCAGCGGGCCGGACGAGGAAATCAGGGATCACGAAACCTTTACAAAACAGATCAAACGCGATATGAGCCAGGCGGACGTCGAAGCGGTGGAATTCACGGAGACGCAGATCCACGGCGAAGGGACGGTGGCGTGGGTCATGACCAGGAGCGCCCTCACATTCACCGTCCCGGGATCGGAGAAACAGACCATTTGCGGCAGATCGACGATGGTCCTGAGAAACAACGGCAACCGCTGGGTCATCGAGCAGATCCACTTCTCCGTTCCCTACGGCGGGCAGTCCGAAGGCCAGTCCTTCCCCGGCGCCTGA
- a CDS encoding arsenate reductase ArsC, which yields MKKKVLFLCTHNSARSQMAEGYLNSSYGDLYEAFSAGTEVTSVNPYAVRVMDEIGIDISGHRSKKIDEFFGVRMDILVTVCDAAHGACPMFPWTDERIHAGFPDPSGASGSEKEILEVFREVRDVIISFIDEKFG from the coding sequence GTGAAGAAGAAAGTCCTGTTCTTATGCACTCACAACAGCGCCAGATCGCAGATGGCCGAAGGCTACCTTAATTCAAGTTACGGGGATCTGTATGAGGCGTTTTCGGCCGGAACAGAGGTCACATCCGTGAACCCGTATGCCGTCCGGGTGATGGACGAGATCGGAATCGATATCTCGGGTCACCGGTCAAAAAAGATCGACGAGTTCTTTGGGGTCCGGATGGATATCCTCGTAACAGTCTGCGACGCCGCACACGGGGCCTGTCCCATGTTCCCGTGGACCGATGAGAGGATTCATGCAGGATTCCCCGATCCTTCCGGAGCTTCGGGAAGCGAGAAAGAGATCCTTGAAGTCTTCAGGGAAGTCAGGGATGTGATTATCTCATTCATCGACGAAAAATTCGGCTAA